Below is a window of Sulfolobales archaeon DNA.
ATGATATAATAGCCCTAGGCCCTGAGATCTTCCAGGCGTTAGAGCTCTTTGAGGCTGCAATGATGGAGAGGGCTAGGAGGAAGAGGGGTTCTCGAGGCTAGATCCTCTAGCAATATTTATCCTATGGAACACCCTTTTACCTGCAATATATATGATTCCATGTAAAGGCTCTAGAGATCTAAGTGTTCTTCTGATCTCCTCCCTAGAAACTTCATCATACGCTACAAAGCTAGATATAACATCTATTACCTTTGGATCTGTCTGTCGTAGGAAGAAAAACAATCCAGCGTTATTGATGATCTCAGAGGGGAGTTTTTCGAATTGCTGTGTTGAAATCACAACTGCGAGGCCATATTTCCTGCTCTCCCTAAAGATCTTAGATATAAACTCCTCAGCAGATCCCTTTAGCAGGTTGTGCGCCTCATCTATAATGACAACCAGATCTACCTCTCCCCTCTGCCCCGTTGATATCTTATATCTCCATATCTGCTTCAATAGATATTCAACATATAATGTTGAAGCATATTCAGAGCCTATGTTACTCATATCTAGTATAATGTGGTTCTCTCCCCTAGATAGTGATGCCTCGATATCTATAGGTTCTCCCTTAATATGTGTTGCGAGAATCCTTAGATATGGGATTATGCTGAGTAAGAGCTCTCTAGCCTTCGGATCTTCTTTAGATCTCTCAAGCATCTCCTCAGCAACGATGAGTAGCTCTCTAAAGCTCTTACCACCCCTTCTAATAGTCTCCACAGCTACAGCCGATAGTATTGATACTTGGAGAGCCCCTAACCTGAAGATCTTCCTTATACTGTCCACAAGCTCTAGAACTCTGGCCTCGGTAAGTGTGTTTGGCAGTATCTGTGGAGACGCTTCTGAGGCATCTATAACTCTAAAACCCTCTAAGCCTCTATATTCTCCGTGATAGTCAATCACTATAACACCTATCCCTATACTCTTAAAGCCTTTTGCGAGGATCTTGCAGAGAGTAGTCTTCCCACTACCAGTATTCCCACTAATTACTATATGCGGTGATGAAGCTGTATCGATGGGTATTCTAAGTTTAATACCCTTTTCAAGGCGAATATCTGGTATCTCTATGGATTTTAAATTATTCATAGATATGAGTTGTTCTTTATAATATGCTATAGATGTGTAGAGATAGATAATGGAACCCCAAGACCCAATAGGGAGTAGGAGCCTCGATATTCTATGTCTATTGCCTCCAGCAGCTATTATGAGGCTTGCTATTACAACTCCTATCATAACTATCGGATCCATCAGCAGTAGAGATCTATATGTGATATCTAGCAGAATCAATATAAGATCTATGATAGCTATTATAACTACAGCTATCCCTAGTGATATCATAGAAATATAGGGTGTTTGCTTTAGACTTCTAATGATATATAGCATTATTTCTCTAGCATCTCTAGTCATTATAATGGGTCTCCTTCTCTCCTTCAAAGCATATCTAGCTATCACTAAAGCAATAGTAATCTGTATACCCAATATGCTGCTAGATATCATATCAAACCCAGATCCTATGTAGAGCGTTAACAATGTATAGATGCTGAGAAAAAGGGCTGGTAAGAAGGGGAGCATTATTTCTAAGGACTCACGTAGGATTATATATATTGCAACATAGATCACCAGGAATATAGGGGTAGATATTATAGCATAGGAATTAATAGTTTTCACCAGGGCTAGCAGTAGAGGTGTATATGTTAAGATAGTTGTGAGGAGCGATGCTAAAGCTATTGATCTATATGATTGCAAATAGAATCACCCCTACATATTTCTCAATCACTACATAGCAGTAGGAATAGTCAAAGAGTTTAAAGCTATAATAGAGCATCATAGAGCCCCTTAATATCTGCTTGATCATCATTATCCTGGCCCTCTATAGTCTTACTACTCTAGAATCCTCTCCCCATAAGTAGGAGAACCCTTAAATCTTAATAACGAATTACAGCTTACGTTCCATAGTATTGCTTTAGGCGAGGTATTACTGATCCAGACTCCCTATTGCTTAGATCTAGCTATTTCTTTAAAGCTATAGCTTTGGCTATCCTAGTGACAGGATTTCTAGCTAAAGAGCATTATCTAAAGCCATATATTCCTCAAATATCAAATATCTCTTGGTGTTTATTTGGGGGCAATTTTGCTTGTAGATCTTGATAGAATCGATCGAGATCAAAATCTCCTGGGAAAGATCCTAATGAAGGTAAGATATGGGAGGCTTGGAAGCCTTACAATATATCTCATAACAGGCAATGCGGAGATCAAGACATGGGCTGAGAGGGTTAGGGATGCGCTTTCCAAGAACTTTGATGTCACTATATATCTCTATTCTATCAGCGATATTGAAAAGGGATTTAAAAAGGTGGTT
It encodes the following:
- a CDS encoding ATP-binding protein codes for the protein MQSYRSIALASLLTTILTYTPLLLALVKTINSYAIISTPIFLVIYVAIYIILRESLEIMLPFLPALFLSIYTLLTLYIGSGFDMISSSILGIQITIALVIARYALKERRRPIIMTRDAREIMLYIIRSLKQTPYISMISLGIAVVIIAIIDLILILLDITYRSLLLMDPIVMIGVVIASLIIAAGGNRHRISRLLLPIGSWGSIIYLYTSIAYYKEQLISMNNLKSIEIPDIRLEKGIKLRIPIDTASSPHIVISGNTGSGKTTLCKILAKGFKSIGIGVIVIDYHGEYRGLEGFRVIDASEASPQILPNTLTEARVLELVDSIRKIFRLGALQVSILSAVAVETIRRGGKSFRELLIVAEEMLERSKEDPKARELLLSIIPYLRILATHIKGEPIDIEASLSRGENHIILDMSNIGSEYASTLYVEYLLKQIWRYKISTGQRGEVDLVVIIDEAHNLLKGSAEEFISKIFRESRKYGLAVVISTQQFEKLPSEIINNAGLFFFLRQTDPKVIDVISSFVAYDEVSREEIRRTLRSLEPLHGIIYIAGKRVFHRINIARGSSLENPSSS